The Arvicanthis niloticus isolate mArvNil1 chromosome 8, mArvNil1.pat.X, whole genome shotgun sequence genome segment agaaaatgagaaaaaagaaagaaaatgagaaaaaaaagaaagaaagaaagactaagtCCAGGAGGCAGGGAGTAAGTGTGTTAAGGAGACCTAGTGAAGCAAAACATCCAAGATGAAATCTGCGATGGCCCAATTTGGTTTAAATTCCCTTTATTTCTATATGGCTTAACGTGTAAATCTTTTTTGAACTGGATATAAATCCAACTGCAAATGTTCCTTGGTCACTTAGTAACCTTCAAAGCTAGGTCACTAAGGACAGAGGTCATAACTGCCTTAGATCATACTCTAAGAAACTGCTGTGTCTGATCAGTGGCTATCGTCAACAGGCGGCCTTCGTTGGCGAGCAGATCTGATCTTGTGTGGCGAAGCCGAAGGGTCCTCTTCTGTTTCAGACCCTGAAGGCTGTTCATTATCTCCTTCCTGGGATCCTGTGTCTCCCACCAGCTCCCGTAGAAACTTGAATTTAGATAAAAATAGATGCCATACAAAATACCAACctagagaaagacaaaaacattAAGACAAATTATTACACTGTTTTCAACTCAGAACACTACAGTTTTCTGAAATGTCTATTATAAACGTGTAGTATGTATACTACAGTATGCATTCATACATCAAACATAAGACACTTATGATCTGAAAGGCATGAGGAGAGATTCTACAATTGTACAGGAAAACAACTTCCTCCTTTTATGGAATTTAGGATCCAGAATTAACATTATAATGATGTGGGGATGGTTGCACATAGACTCTTGGGGGATTGAGGCAGGTAGAtgccaagttcaaggctagcctggactacatgttAAGATTCCAATCTCCAATGCCAACCTTCAATACACATATTTATGAGATTGAGACTAAGTGAGAGTACTCATTGTAGTAAGATCAATTGTGAGAATATTTCTGTAGAAAAGACATACATGTGACTATTGAGTGAACATACCCTATCTCAGTTCTACTCAAGGTGAGGCAGACTGAAAGGATGTCAGGCAGCATGAGTCAACTGTGCCACAGTAAAAAGGTTGCAGTTGACGCCACACAGCCAAAAAgtttacagcagtggttctcagccttcctactgctgcgaccctttaatagttcctcatgctgtgctgaccccaaccataaattacTCTTGTTACAACtttttaactgtaattttactactgtaaaatgtactgtaaatatttttggagatttggaggtttgccaaaggagccatgacccacaggttgagaactgctggtttaTAGACAATTTCatagaaaactataaaatttctataattacaaaatagaaaaataaagcctGTGAACCAACTGTGAAAGTTCAAGCTTTttagaaaatgacattttcacaTCAAATTCTTTAAGGAGGAAATGTTACTCAATAAGGAATCAGTCAGGTAAACTAAAGGTGGCTTGCCCATGTTGGAGACTGGATTCaatcaggaatctgcatgtccaaatgctaaaggtccttgtccccagttggtttttgattgacCAAAGATACCAGCGGCCAATGCCTGGGTAGAGGGAGACAGGATAGGATCCTTGGAGTTTCTGGGGCTTGGAACtgggaaaagagagacagagggtcACCACAAAGCAGTGGGAGACAGATGGACATAGGAGCTGCAGGAGACAGAGCCAACCAGCCATGGACAATTCAGGTGGATGACATGGACTTCATGATAGAGCCCAATGTGTCTTCCACCATGTTAAACTAGGCCACAATAATGGCTGCCATTTAGAGGTAGTATTTACTTTGTCTTGTTCCTTACTGTCATTTACAAAAGAGCTCAACATTCACTCTTTACTACGAAAAGACCAACCTTGGAGACTTAGCCCATTTCTTGGGTTTTGCCTGCTTTTAAGCCATAATTCTTAATGTTCATGAGGGAATACCCAGAGTATTTTTGATCAACTATATACATAAATGTTCCAGCTTTGTAAAAtagtattttgataatatttccAATTAACATGTTCTGTTTTCACCCAAAATTCTCTGCTGCATAGGTGGAGCAATTTGAGGAAAGACCACTGGACAGAGGGACCCTGCTTCTGACCCAAGACACATAAAGCTGCACTGTGAGGACTGAAGGAAGAGCCACCTAAGAGCTTAGGTGCCTGCCACTGAGCAAGGGTCCCATAAACCGCTCACCTGACATGAACTCAAACACTAACAGGACAGGGAAATCTGataacaaattatatttttatagatatGATTTACATATCAAATTTATACTTTTGAAGCATTCAACTTAATGGCTTCTGAAATATTCATAAGGTGGTATAACCAACACTCCTGAACTCCAGGGCAAGCACACCAACCCCAAGCCATCCATGGCTGAGAAAGGATCTCTGCTGACAGAGAGCTTGTCTAGctgtacaaagccctggattttgtccccagaaccacataaaaccaggtgtggtgtgcacacctataatcccaacacatgtaagtggaagcaggagggtcagaggTTGAAGGGTATTCTTGACTATAAAGTGAGTCTGTGgtagcctgggctccatgagacttagtcttccaaaataaaacaaactaacaaaaacaaaccaaacaaacaaaacagaaaagaaaaggaatcctGGTACTTTGTAAGAATCCCCAGCATTGCTGGAGGGGATGCCTCACACCTTCACCTGGCACCTGGGAACATAGGCAAGTAGATGTCTgtgtgttcaagaccagcctggtctacacagtgagctccagaccaaCCAAGactatacagtaagaccctgtctgaacaagaaaagagggtgggggggagggaaaaaaaaagaaaaggagagaaaatctATAAAACAACAAGCTGGAAATGATAAGTTACCAGAGACGTTCCATTAGATTTCACCAGCTCTTCCTCCCAAATTGCACTGCCAGTAACTCCAACAGCAATGTAAGAATGTCTCGGAGTCAGGCCAGTGTTCACAAGGTAGCGCTGGCATAGAACATAACAGCCATGCACCCTTCTCCTCATGCTGGCAGTCGGTAAGTGCATTACGTCACTGTGGATTTACCCACAGGGAGCATGTGACATAAATGGCATCACTTCTCACACCTCTTTTCAAGGTCCATCCTTGTTGGTGGCTGCACTACTGTGTGTACAATCTCACCAGTGATGTGTGAGGTCCCACTTCCACACATCGTCACCAACACTTCATAACCTACTAGGTATGAATGGCCATGCAAGCCAAACACCAAcgtgcataaaataaaaagaaataaattttaaaaataaagaatgaggGAAGAGATAAATAACAAAAAGTCTCATACTGAAAAGCACTAACAATCCCTCAAGACTGTGGCAGTCCCCTGTGGGATGGCCAAGAGAAGGCAGTGCCTGGGGTAGACATCTATAAAACGATGGCAGCAGTCAGAAGTTTTGGACATGAGAACGAACACACCCTTGGATCAGACTCTTCCTCTCAACTTGAAGAAAATTGAGATTCAACACTGGGGGATAGGGGTGGGATGAGATTTAGTAGAAGGTAGAATCCCTAGGCTTATGGTTGCCATGACTGCTGCATCCACACTCCCCATCTTCCCAAGGTAGCCTGCTAACCCACCCAACCAATCACAGTTCTGCCCCACATCTAGACAAACTCACAAAACATGCCTCTATCTCCCTCTGAGGAGAGGTGGAGGGTGAGCATAGGCTGATAGGAAGGGAGTGACAGTGCTTCCCACAGAAAGACTGAGGGAGAATCCTGTACTATTAACACAGAGAGCACGGATACTGGCTGTGAAGCAGCTATAGCGGGGCA includes the following:
- the Smim13 gene encoding small integral membrane protein 13, yielding MWHNVGLTLLVFVATLLIVLLLMVCGWYFVWHLFLSKFKFLRELVGDTGSQEGDNEQPSGSETEEDPSASPHKIRSARQRRPPVDDSH